From Solea senegalensis isolate Sse05_10M linkage group LG19, IFAPA_SoseM_1, whole genome shotgun sequence, the proteins below share one genomic window:
- the rab40c gene encoding ras-related protein Rab-40C, translated as MGSQGSPVKSYDYLLKFLLVGDSDVGKGEILDSLQDGSAESPYAYSSGIDYKTTTILLDGRRVKLELWDTSGQGRFCTIFRSYSRGAQGILLVYDITNKWSFDGIVRWIREIDEHAPGVPRILVGNRLHLAFKRQVPTEQARAYAEKNGMTFFEVSPLCNFNVIESFTELSRIVLMRHGMEKFWRPNRVFSLQDLCCRAIVSCTPVHLIDKLPLPVAIKSHLKSFSMANGMNAVMMHGRSYSLANPAGGSKGNSLKRSKSIRPPQSPPQNCTRSNCKIS; from the exons ATGGGCAGCCAGGGAAGCCCGGTGAAAAGCTACGACTACCTGCTCAAGTTCCTCCTGGTTGGTGACAGTGATGTGGGCAAGGGAGAGATCCTGGACAGCTTACAGGACGGATCAGCGGAGTCCCCGTACGCGTACAGCAGTG GCATCGACTATAAAACCACCACCATCCTCTTGGACGGGAGACGAGTGAAGCTGGAGCTGTG gGACACGTCGGGACAAGGCAGGTTCTGCACCATCTTTCGCTCTTATTCCCGCGGAGCTCAG GGAATCCTGCTTGTGTATGACATCACCAACAAGTGGTCGTTTGACGGCATCGTCCGGTGGATCAGAGAGATCGATGAG cATGCTCCGGGCGTTCCTCGCATCCTCGTAGGCAACAGGCTACATCTGGCCTTCAAGCGTCAGGTCCCCACAGAGCAGGCCAGGGCGTACGCCGAGAAGAACGGCATGACGTTCTTCGAGGTGAGCCCTCTGTGCAACTTCAACGTCATCGAGTCCTTCACAGAGCTGTCGCGAATCGTCCTGATGAGGCACGGCATGGAGAAGTTCTGGAGGCCTAACAGAG TCTTCAGCCTCCAGGatctctgctgcagagccaTTGTGTCGTGCACTCCGGTCCACCTCATTGACAAGCTCCCGCTGCCGGTCGCCATCAAGTCCCACCTCAAATCTTTCTCCATGGCCAACGGCATGAATGCCGTCATGATGCATGGACGCTCTTACTCTCTGGCCAACCCGGCCGGCGGATCCAAAGGCAACAGTCTGAAGCGCTCCAAGTCCATCCGTCCCCCACAGAGTCCCCCGCAGAACTGCACCCGCAGCAACTGTAAGATCTCCTAA